A stretch of Actinomycetota bacterium DNA encodes these proteins:
- a CDS encoding DUF5361 domain-containing protein: protein MGEGVGVAGGILGLYGLVEQHREAIDYDLLTLGLDLGDLGTPRLDWSRLRAVVVYSPATSALASSMHGDAASWSVSDHLLAAAVDALNAGNWQRGGGKGRRPKPVARPGEKPKDQRRFGTGKMSLSQAQAFFARINRPEPVRAAEVEASCTAEGCSRPVHARGMCSMHYKRWWRQSRSSP, encoded by the coding sequence GTGGGAGAAGGCGTCGGTGTCGCTGGGGGAATCCTCGGCCTCTACGGGCTCGTAGAGCAGCACCGTGAGGCCATCGACTACGACCTGCTCACCCTCGGCCTCGACCTAGGCGATCTTGGCACTCCCCGTCTCGACTGGTCGCGGCTGAGAGCCGTGGTGGTGTACTCGCCGGCCACGTCTGCCCTGGCCAGCTCCATGCACGGCGACGCCGCTTCGTGGTCCGTCAGCGACCATCTCCTCGCTGCGGCTGTTGACGCGCTGAACGCGGGCAACTGGCAGCGTGGAGGAGGCAAGGGACGCCGGCCCAAGCCAGTGGCACGACCAGGTGAGAAGCCCAAGGATCAGCGGCGGTTCGGCACCGGGAAGATGTCGCTGAGTCAGGCACAGGCGTTCTTCGCCCGGATCAACCGTCCCGAGCCCGTGCGCGCTGCCGAAGTAGAGGCGTCCTGTACCGCTGAGGGCTGTTCCCGGCCGGTCCACGCACGCGGGATGTGCTCCATGCACTACAAGCGCTGGTGGCGTCAGAGCCGCAGCTCACCGTGA
- a CDS encoding tape measure protein, whose protein sequence is MAAVELATAYVQLLPSTRGIKKQLDRELSGPAAEAGQRAGERAGGRFSGAFTGIVSTALKVGGVAAAAAFGASLVKGFGRLKAIDDARFKLAGLGHDAAVVDAMMTDALASVKGTAFGLGEAASIAASTVAAGIKPGKELQRTLSLTADAASIAGISLGEMGSIFNKVAAGNRATMEEINQLADRGVPIIQWLADEFGVTALAVRDMVSDGEVDFATFQNAIEKNIGGAALKAGESFTGSLANMGAGLGRFGAIILGPAFEAAKGWFAGITDGLDLLAARIAPFVPVIADKLAGAFAVVTGWLGQFGGWWSEHGDAVIGMVITLGGAVGDVLVGAFDAVVGIWNSVVKPAFDAVMRSLTSTDGLLRRGLLVGFGLLVTALSGVGGALSAAGRWMTANKGVMQGIATFLAVVFVPHWIKLGIQAVVASLQVAAAWVASAAGGVAAAAATSLNIGKMIARWAWAGVKSLLHAAKVAAAWVVAMGPVGWVIATVVGLVALIVANWDKVVAFTRKAWTWVTDKLRSAWRIAVDVVKVGMRVVLASMTGGMSEVVLWVVRNWDRVTAAFRGARDRLVSIVTGIRDRVVGFFVSLRDRLVAIATAIRDRVVGFFTRLKELAVAKVTDLVTGVRTQFDRVVEFIKGMPGRIARVASGMWDGIKDAFRAAINWIIRAWNRLEFRIPGFDPPGPGPKFSGFTLGVPDIPLLDKGGVAMSPTLAMIAERRPEAVIPLDKAFPVAAPPQVPSTLVVVDADGTLIGRMRVEADRQLDTHDRRHALELRAS, encoded by the coding sequence ATGGCTGCTGTCGAGCTCGCCACGGCCTACGTCCAGCTCTTGCCCTCGACGAGAGGGATCAAGAAGCAGCTCGACCGGGAGCTGTCGGGACCGGCCGCCGAGGCGGGTCAGAGGGCCGGCGAGAGAGCCGGTGGGCGTTTCTCGGGGGCGTTCACCGGGATCGTATCGACGGCGTTGAAGGTGGGCGGGGTCGCGGCCGCGGCCGCGTTCGGGGCATCGCTGGTCAAGGGCTTCGGCCGTCTGAAGGCGATCGACGACGCCCGGTTCAAGCTCGCCGGTCTCGGCCACGACGCTGCCGTGGTCGACGCGATGATGACGGACGCGCTCGCGTCGGTGAAGGGGACCGCGTTCGGGCTGGGCGAGGCCGCCTCGATCGCCGCCTCCACCGTCGCGGCCGGCATCAAGCCTGGGAAGGAGCTGCAGCGGACCCTGTCGCTGACGGCGGATGCCGCGTCGATCGCGGGGATCTCGCTGGGCGAGATGGGCTCGATCTTCAACAAGGTCGCGGCCGGCAACCGCGCCACGATGGAGGAGATCAACCAGCTCGCCGACCGTGGCGTCCCGATCATCCAGTGGCTCGCGGATGAGTTCGGGGTGACGGCGCTGGCCGTCCGTGACATGGTCTCCGACGGCGAGGTCGACTTCGCCACGTTCCAGAACGCCATCGAGAAGAACATCGGCGGTGCCGCCCTCAAGGCGGGCGAGTCGTTCACGGGTTCGTTGGCGAACATGGGTGCGGGGCTGGGCCGGTTCGGCGCGATCATCCTCGGCCCCGCGTTCGAGGCTGCCAAGGGCTGGTTCGCCGGCATCACCGACGGACTCGACCTCCTCGCCGCCAGAATCGCCCCGTTCGTGCCTGTCATCGCCGACAAGCTCGCTGGCGCGTTCGCTGTCGTGACCGGCTGGCTCGGCCAGTTCGGGGGCTGGTGGAGCGAGCACGGCGACGCCGTCATCGGCATGGTCATCACGCTCGGAGGCGCGGTCGGTGACGTCCTCGTCGGCGCGTTCGACGCGGTCGTGGGGATATGGAACAGCGTCGTCAAGCCCGCCTTCGACGCCGTCATGCGCAGCCTCACCTCGACCGACGGGCTACTCCGCAGAGGTCTGCTCGTAGGGTTCGGTCTGCTCGTCACGGCACTCTCCGGGGTCGGCGGTGCGCTGTCGGCTGCGGGCCGCTGGATGACGGCGAACAAGGGCGTCATGCAGGGCATCGCGACGTTCCTCGCGGTCGTGTTCGTCCCCCACTGGATCAAGCTGGGCATTCAGGCCGTGGTGGCGTCGCTGCAGGTCGCGGCGGCGTGGGTGGCGTCCGCGGCGGGTGGGGTAGCTGCGGCTGCGGCGACGTCGCTGAACATCGGCAAGATGATCGCCCGCTGGGCATGGGCCGGCGTCAAGTCGCTGCTCCACGCCGCCAAGGTCGCCGCGGCGTGGGTCGTCGCGATGGGTCCGGTCGGATGGGTCATCGCCACCGTCGTTGGCCTGGTCGCGTTGATCGTCGCGAACTGGGACAAGGTCGTCGCGTTCACCCGCAAGGCGTGGACCTGGGTGACCGACAAGCTCCGCTCGGCGTGGCGGATCGCGGTGGACGTCGTCAAGGTCGGCATGCGAGTCGTCCTGGCGTCGATGACGGGCGGCATGTCCGAGGTCGTGCTGTGGGTCGTGCGCAACTGGGACCGGGTCACGGCCGCGTTCCGGGGCGCCCGCGACCGTCTCGTATCGATCGTGACCGGCATCCGTGACCGGGTCGTGGGGTTCTTCGTGTCGCTGCGGGATCGGCTCGTGGCGATCGCCACGGCGATACGTGACCGGGTCGTGGGGTTCTTCACCCGCCTCAAGGAACTCGCCGTCGCCAAGGTCACGGACCTGGTGACGGGTGTGCGCACCCAGTTCGACCGGGTCGTCGAGTTCATCAAGGGGATGCCCGGCCGCATCGCGAGGGTCGCGTCGGGGATGTGGGACGGCATCAAGGACGCGTTCCGGGCCGCGATCAACTGGATCATCAGGGCGTGGAACCGGCTCGAGTTCCGCATCCCCGGGTTCGACCCTCCCGGGCCCGGACCGAAGTTCAGCGGGTTCACCCTCGGCGTTCCCGACATCCCGCTGCTCGACAAGGGTGGCGTGGCCATGTCACCGACCCTGGCGATGATCGCTGAGCGCCGTCCCGAAGCGGTCATTCCGCTCGACAAGGCCTTCCCGGTCGCCGCACCACCACAGGTCCCGTCGACACTCGTGGTGGTCGATGCGGACGGGACGCT
- a CDS encoding phage tail protein, whose amino-acid sequence MLDATKVRVGVTGAVYVAPEGTARPTDATAALIAAFVDVGYISEDGVTESQDEDVEDITAWQNGAKVRKVKTSHDLMYSFTMIETSAVTLREYYGNFAAADSVAVGNPVDDTVEIDGVELPHRVWVLSVLDGEHVLRVVIPDGQVTERGDITYVNGEAVGREVTISCFPDANGNKAYIYMAEVAVV is encoded by the coding sequence ATGCTAGATGCGACCAAAGTACGCGTCGGCGTGACCGGTGCGGTGTACGTCGCCCCAGAAGGAACGGCTCGGCCGACCGACGCGACTGCGGCCCTGATCGCCGCGTTCGTGGACGTCGGCTACATCTCCGAGGACGGCGTCACCGAGAGCCAAGACGAGGACGTCGAGGACATCACTGCGTGGCAGAACGGCGCGAAGGTCCGCAAGGTCAAGACCAGCCACGACCTGATGTACAGCTTCACCATGATCGAGACGTCCGCGGTCACCCTGCGCGAGTACTACGGCAACTTCGCCGCGGCCGACTCCGTCGCTGTCGGCAACCCCGTCGACGACACCGTAGAGATCGACGGTGTCGAGCTGCCCCACCGCGTCTGGGTCCTGTCCGTCCTCGACGGTGAGCACGTCCTACGGGTCGTCATCCCCGATGGTCAGGTCACCGAACGTGGCGACATCACCTACGTCAACGGCGAAGCGGTCGGGCGCGAGGTCACCATCTCGTGCTTCCCCGACGCCAACGGGAACAAGGCCTACATCTACATGGCCGAGGTCGCAGTCGTCTGA
- a CDS encoding major capsid protein has protein sequence MAIFFDAPVEPDALTTFIREVPIPSELRLLEESGERFETDNTIDWAEITQTNRTARYRSYDGRIHVSARDTGEEKRVKLLPLSTSLSMGEYERLQLEFARTGGTRQEALARAIYNDAERLTREVQNRLEQAIGDVLTDGKLTINEGGFVGEADYGVPANQIVTAAIAWTDTTNATVLTDLVAWYDVQIGNGVIPEVIRTSNRVIRLMTKNKEIIDAVHGSTQGRTRVTIDDLNSLLASEGLPQVVASYDTQVDVDGTATRTIPDDRLLFTPASLTDLVQVAMGISATALELVDSNLAEMDFEEAPGIVGVVEKIGPPYREFTFVDAVGMPVLTDAKRLFVADVA, from the coding sequence TCTTCTTCGACGCGCCGGTCGAACCCGACGCGCTCACCACGTTCATCCGCGAGGTCCCCATCCCGTCCGAACTGCGTCTGCTGGAGGAGTCGGGCGAACGATTCGAGACCGACAACACGATCGACTGGGCCGAGATCACCCAGACCAACCGCACCGCGCGGTACCGCAGCTACGACGGGCGGATCCACGTGTCGGCGCGCGACACCGGCGAGGAGAAGCGCGTCAAGTTGCTGCCGCTGTCGACGTCGCTGTCGATGGGCGAATACGAGCGGCTCCAGCTCGAGTTCGCCCGGACCGGCGGCACCCGACAGGAGGCACTCGCACGCGCCATCTACAACGACGCGGAGCGGCTCACCCGCGAGGTGCAGAACCGGCTCGAGCAGGCCATCGGTGACGTGCTCACCGACGGCAAGCTCACTATCAACGAGGGCGGGTTCGTTGGCGAGGCCGACTACGGCGTCCCCGCCAACCAGATCGTGACGGCCGCCATCGCGTGGACCGACACGACCAACGCCACCGTCCTGACCGACCTTGTTGCCTGGTACGACGTGCAGATCGGCAACGGGGTCATCCCCGAGGTGATTCGGACGTCCAACCGGGTCATCCGTCTGATGACCAAGAACAAGGAGATCATCGACGCCGTCCACGGCTCGACTCAGGGACGCACACGCGTCACCATCGATGACTTGAACAGCCTCCTGGCATCCGAGGGGCTGCCGCAGGTCGTCGCTTCCTACGACACGCAGGTCGACGTCGATGGGACCGCCACGCGGACCATCCCCGACGACCGGCTGCTGTTCACGCCGGCGTCGCTGACCGATCTGGTGCAGGTCGCGATGGGCATCTCCGCGACCGCGCTCGAGCTCGTTGACTCCAACCTGGCTGAGATGGATTTCGAGGAGGCTCCTGGCATCGTCGGGGTCGTGGAGAAGATCGGCCCCCCCTACCGCGAGTTCACGTTCGTGGATGCGGTCGGGATGCCCGTCCTCACCGACGCCAAGCGGCTCTTCGTCGCTGACGTCGCCTGA